A window of Eucalyptus grandis isolate ANBG69807.140 chromosome 4, ASM1654582v1, whole genome shotgun sequence genomic DNA:
GAAACTTGAACTAAATAATTTCCATTTCCTAACATAGATTTTGCACAAGTTGGTGAAATAGGCAACTTGAGATAAACCGTTCATGGACAAGCTAATCTGAAATGCTTGTTTAGCGGATGAGCAAAGTTGAGACTTGAAAAAGAGCAGCATTTATGAACTGGAAGGAGATGACATAATCTGCAAAATAATGCATAATCTAATTGGCAGATTAGACACGGGAACATGAAAgctattcctttttcttttatttagccatggaaaaagaaaatggatttcttttttctactgGAAAGACAGTATGAATGTACGAATATGACTACTTTTGTACTAATGACTTTACCCTTGGATTTTGTGCCACTCGAAGGGTACTTGTAACATATTTATTGAGATGGTGAAAATCAAGGATTGATTATTTCCAATGTACACGGTGGGAGAGGCTGTGCATCCCCCAAAAGGCGCTTTCTTCACAGAAACCAACCAGCATCAGCAAATAACAGACACAAGGTCAGCAACCACATACCATTAAAATAGGCAGATGCCAAGCCTACAGACCAGTCTGATATTACAGCAGTATATATACACTCAATGAGTGCAGACTGCTGAACTTCTCATGTCGCAAACCCCGATGCAGAAGCTCATTATGGGGTATCTGAGGTGGTCATGGAAGCCCTTGGTTGCTTGCATCCTGGTTCTTGTGCAAGAAATTCAGAGGCAGCCCGTTTTGGTCTCATCTGATATTGACAAAAACTAATCAGCAATGGAAAGCATCTGTGTGTTTTGTGTGTGTAAGGCAGACATCCACCAATGAAGAGTGCAAATGCATGCGAACATTCATCCACGTAGCATGCGTAGTCTATGGATGCGAAATGCAAAGGATGCATGAGAGAGGCACGTGCTATGTAGGTTATCAAAATTCTGGTTTCATATGAATGACTAACCTTTTCTTCAGCACGCCGATAGAAATTTCTTATCAGAATATTTTTGGATTCAGTAGTTATCACTGGAAGGAGTTGCAACCAAGTCAGGGTCATCGCAATAAGAGGATGAGAACCACATCTCCAAAAACTGAAATGGAAAAAATGCTTATCTTCCACATAAAAGTGACATTCTCTTCTCAATCAGCTAAAGAGCTCAACATCGACATTAAATCAATGAGCAAAAAGTGCTGGAGATGCATATCTAATTCGTTATTACCTTGATCAGGTGGTGGAATAGTCCTGCTGTGGGTGGGATGATAGGTTGTTGGCGTCATTTTCTACATATAACATTTGAAAATTGTAAGTAAAGCTATGTTCAAATCATCTTATCTCGGGTCCATGCTATTTCTTGTTCCAATCAAAAAGTAACAAAACAGCATTCCTGCAATAGACATCAGTTATAAAGCAAAGAGATCTTTGTCATCCACAAGGTGATTTAATCAAATCTAGCTTCCTCGACCTAGAAGGAATTGAAGAGAGCTCACTTTATTCACCAATCACCAGACACAAGCTGTGTCATTTGTTGGACAGCTGAATTGCCAACAGCAAACTGCACATGAGGTGTTATTTCTTGGTTCCGTCCGGTCATTAAtaacttaaaattaaatttgaacaCAATGTATGGCCCTTTAATTTTGATAGGTGTAGCTTAGATCAGTTGATGTCCTGATATAACCTCCTAATCTTGAAAAGAACTACCATAAGAATTCTCTAAACCAAGAAGGAAACTTATTCAAAAGACCAGAAACTTGTTATGTGATTATAGTTTCTTAAAGTACTTCAGGAATTCTGCACAAGTACAACTAATTTGCCGGAATTTCAAAGGAGAAGTTACTCTACATCTCCTCAAGATCAAATCATCCCTACAAACTATAAAACACCATGTTCCAAACCAGTCACAAAGATGCAGCACTGTGTGCCCATCTGGCCAAACTACAATGGCTCGTTGGCTTAAAGCTTATGGCTCTGTTACAAAGGACATGACATGAGCAGCCAAATTTGTGCTAAAGACTTCTCGTGACCGCCCTAATTCCCAGTGTTTCTCAGGTTTTAGAACTAGCACTTGAGCAGGGCAGAGCCAAGAAGACCAGAAAAATCTCATCACAAGATAGATAAGATGTGGTAAGCCATGGCAAGGCAACATATTCTCAATGCGTCGAAGAAGTataaaaaaacacttttttaaGAACAAGCATCGCTGTCCCAACTGGTCCCCAGCGAGAATTGACTAGAAGAATCAAGACATAAGCTAAGAACTAATTCAGATGGAATAAACTTGTGATTTTGCCCCCATTCAAGCCACAAAACGCGCAGAAGCCAACTCTATCAAATGACCTCTACTGATAAAAACCCCTCAGTCTGGACATGGAAGCCGAGGACACTTCACTTCTCCTATGcaattcttcatcatctttgGCCACTGAAAAATAGACTAAGAACAGAGACAATGAAAGAATCGCACGCATCAATAGCAGAAATTGAGGAACTCAATGTGTCGAATATGTATAAAGACACTTCTCTAAGAACAAGCATTGCTGTCCCAACCAGTCCGAATCCTAGCCCTGGCTGAAATCAACTAGAAGAATTAAGACATCAGCTAAGAACTCATTCAGCTTGAATAAAGTTGTGATTTTGCCCCATTTAAGCCACAAAATGTGCAGAACCCAACTCTATCAAACGATCTCTACTGATAAATACCCCTCAGTTCAGACATGGAAGCCGAGGACACTTCACTTTTCCTATGCAATTCCTCATCATCTTTCACCACCAAAAAAATGACTAACAACAGAGACAAGAAAAGAATCATTCTCATCGGTAGCAGAAATTGAGGAACTCAATGCGTCCAAAATGTATAAAAACACTATCTCTAAGAACAAGCATTACCGTCCCAATCAGTCCGAATCCTAGACCCGGCTAAAATCAACTAGAAGAATTAAGATATAAGCCAAGAACTCATTCAGCCGGAACAAAGTTGTGATTTTGCCCCAGTTAAGCCGCAAAACGGGTGAACCCAGCTCCATCAAATGATCTCTGCTGCTAAAAACCCCTCAGTTCGGACATGGAAGCTGAGGAAACCTCACTTCTCCTATgcaaattcttcatcatcttccacCACGAAAAATTAGACTAAGGACAGcgacaagaaaaagaatcacaCGCATCGGTAGCAGCAGCAGAAATTGAGGAAACTAAACGAAGCACACgccacccaaaaaataaaaagggaacaAGGCGGAGGGCCAAGAGAAAGACGGGGAACTCACGGAAGGGTTGGAGGGATCGGAGGGCCTGAAATGGCTGAAGTTGTGAGGATCGAACGACGGCAAGTCGCCCAGGATAGAACCCATGAAAGAGTGAATGCAGAACCTCTGCACAGTGTTCCCCCCTCgaatccagagagagagagagagagagacgatggCCTTAAATTCTAGAATCAGCCTCGCTGCTGGTGCTGGAGTTGCCTGGAAACAGGACAGGACGGTCGTGTCTGACCTTACGACGAAAGCTCATTAATACTCCCCCGACACGAGACGCTCCGAAGTATAGACACAAATCTATGGACGAAAGAAATAATCCGTCGTGAAAACATGAAGCCTTAATGCCACCGAAAACTCCAAATCTGTGTTCCTCAACTTCCTTTGGATCTTTTGTATTTGGTTAACAAGTAACCTCACCGACAAAAGCGGAACTTGCACTCTTAGGAGGACTTCTATGACATGCCCGTTTGATATTAAAGACATGCTCGGTCTGTCCATTtgctcaaatattttttttttattgatcctactattttttttttgttctaactcttattttcaaattataccCTTACTTTATTACAAAGTGTAATAATCGAAATTCACATTAGAAACTAAATCGTCCATCTTTTCACATAAGAAAGGGGAGGTGGAGAATTCATCACCCCTTGCCCACGTGAGTTCGAGATCCCATGAGAGGGTTTGTCTCTCAAATTCACACATTTGCCCTTTCCTTAGAGGGAAAGGAATTAATTGGCCCATTAAGGGTAGAAGCCATGGAAGCTGACGGCTGATGTGTCGGCCATGGAGGAATGAGATTTATATTAACGTGGTGTCGACGGTGGGGTCGGGCATTGACGAAGCTGGAGCCTGGTCCGGCCGAGGACAACGTCACCGCTCGACCAGGCAAATGGCCGGCCTCCGTTGTGCTGGCTATTTGACAAAGTAGAAGGTTGGGTCAGGGGCTTGTAGGGCTGGGCGGGCTGGTTTTGGGCTGGTCCCAAACAAAGAAACAAGAGGGCTTTTGGGAAATTGGGCTTTGAGTGAACCAGGCTCAACATAAGAGCCCGTCccatttctattaaaaaaaagtaaaaaattataatttttaaattgaaaaaaaaaaaaaaaaaagaaatctggTTAGGAAAGTAAGCCttatttaggatgttagattttagTCCCAGAATTAGTCtactttattttaattaaatacgtacttgattttggaaaaaaagaggaggttGCCCTTAGTGGCCAACCACTTGTTTTCTTGATTCCGAAGGTCAGTTGGCCTAATTGCGTGTTTAACTGGGCCTGCATGTATTTCATTAGATCAATGTTTGGTCTAACACGTATCGGCAGGTATATTAGAGGGTTTGATTAGCTTTAATTAGTGATTAACGAGCTAGTCTTCCGCTTTGGGAGCACAAGTGGGGGCTTATTATCACTAATCTTAATCAACGAAGGCCCAGTGGATCAGGAGATGGCTTGGGATAATCGAATTGCATGATTAATCCCAAAGCCGACCCCAAgtcaaaatgaattttgaattgcAATGAACTTTGCTGATCTCTTGTTCTGATTGATGGCATGCTTTGATTGACGGTGAATAGAAGGACGAGAGCCGACACCTTGAGAGGCAACTGAGCTTAGTGGATTTCAACGTTGCATTGCGTTTTCTTTTCTCGCTCTTAGATAATTACTTTCAAGTTTATTTACCACATTTTTTTTAGTAGCTTGAGTGTTTACTTTTTTGCATCGCTTTTCAATAAAAGGTGcgttaatttcttttctagattAGGCTCGGTCTAGTTTAGACTCCGATGAGAATAACCCTGCAAAAATAATTGCATGAACACTTGGGGACTTTGAAAGATCTTTGTGATTGTTATCGCCATAATCAAGAGTACGTGACCGTTTTAATCGAACAACGAATATGCAACAAATATGTTAGTTACTGAAAGgatgctaatagaaatattagtgcAATCAAACTCTTATGCTTAGAATCTCTGGTTTCGTAGAAACTAAaacaaaattctctctctctctctctctctctctctcttcaattggTTTCTAGTCAACTCTAAATAGCTAGTGACGATTGCTTGAAATACTTAAGTTTATAAGAACTCAAAAGAAATCTCACGTGACATAAAATATGGACTTGAGAGAGTTCATGCTCTTGATCAACAATCCTTCTTTCAGGCAATGGAAAATATGACGTGTTCGAACTGTCTTTTCAAATGAGTCATTAGGGCTATTTTTTGAATAGATACCTCTAAACCTATTTGTCGAGGGTGGCCTTTTGAAGGGTAGGTGATTAATATGATAAAGAGGATAGCAAAGACATCAAGTCAAATGAGGATGTAGGTTGCCAGTTCCTTAGGACTTTTTGGGACGAAAAAGGCTCCAAACAAATGGTACGTTGCTTCTTCTTTGTGGCTATCTTTACATCTATGTGAACAACGCATGACTTAGTTCTTTCGGCCATGTTCGTTCCTCAGGTCTTCTCGTTCGTTCTAGTCTTGATTCATTTGCTTTAACTTCGTCGTAGCACGCTTTGGCACCTTGATGACCTGCTATGCAGAGGTCATGGCCTATGGTGGTGGGTCCACCGCAAGAGGGCGAGCATCCGGAGGCCAGCATTCTCTTTGCACAGGATCTTAAAGTAAAAAGAGTCCACCAAAAATGAAGATTCTATCTCTTTAGTTAGACTGGGCTTGCTCTTCTCTAGTCCCCTTCTCTTTGACGTGCATTTATTTAACCTTTAGAGAGTCGAAATGTGTTGGTGCAACAAAAAAGACAAACATTACCTCTTTTTTCTTGGTACATTTATCTCTTCACTAGTAAAATACATTCTCTTCTCTAAAAATAACGTATAGTGATCCGTCTCTTCAATTAGTTCAGCATACGTAATCCACCGGAAAGCTTTTCACTTCTCGCCCCTCTCCCTTaaattttccctctctctctctcttttcttcgaGCCAacgagaaggaaaagaagcttAGGTGTGTCAGTTACTCTTAGcgtctttctcttcttcccctcttAGCCAAAAGATCTGCACACTTTTGCCTGAGGAGCAGCATTCCCCtcccccaccccaaaaaaaaaaaatgaaaggttaACGCCTCTCAtagcttctcttttctttttgtgacttttctccttttccagTAGCATCAAGAACCATAAGCAAAACATCAGGAGCGTAGTGGCCGGTGATGACCTCCATGAGGTCACTGTGATTTCTGATGGCAAGCGTAATTGGTTCTTTCATAAAGGTAAAAACATTATCATTGCTAATGATGTCGGCATCGACTCCA
This region includes:
- the LOC104441715 gene encoding DET1- and DDB1-associated protein 1; amino-acid sequence: MGSILGDLPSFDPHNFSHFRPSDPSNPSKMTPTTYHPTHSRTIPPPDQVITTESKNILIRNFYRRAEEKMRPKRAASEFLAQEPGCKQPRASMTTSDTP